GGAGATGCGCTCCATGCAGGCCGACGCCATGGCGCGTCAGAAGCCTGTCGCCAGCACACCGGAACCCGGTGCGCCGAGCTTTTCCGAGATGCTCGGGCAGGCGGTCAGTAAGGTCAACGAAACCCAGCAGGCCTCCAGCAAGCTGGCAACCGCCTTTGAAATGGGCACCAGTGGCGTGGATTTGACGGACGTGATGATCGCCTCGCAGAAAGCCAGCGTTTCCTTTCAGGCCATGACCCAGGTGCGCAACAAGCTGGTTCAGGCTTATCAAGACATTATGCAGATGCCGGTTTAAGGGTAGGGCTGAATCATGGCTGAAGCCGTCGCTGCAAACGTACCTGCCACCACCGGTGGTGATGAGCCGAAGAAACCGCTGTTCGGCCTGACTTTTCTGGAAAACCTCGCCGACATGTCGATGTTGCGCCAGATCGGCCTGCTGGTCGGTCTGGCCGCCAGCGTGGCCATCGGCTTTGCCGTGGTGCTGTGGTCGCAGCAACCGGACTACCAGCCGTTGTATGGCAGCCTCGATGGTATGGATGCGTCCCAGGTGATGGAGACGCTGTCCGCCGCCGACATCAAGTACACCGTGGAACCGAATTCCGGCGCGTTGCTGGTCAAGTCTGATGACCTGGCCCGTGCGCGTATGCGCCTGGCTGCTGCTGGTGTTGCACCGAAGGACAATAGCGTCGGTTTTGAAATCCTCGACCAGGAGCAAGGCCTGGGCACCAGCCAGTTTATGGAAGCCACCCGCTACCGCCGCGGCCTGGAAGGCGAGCTGGCGCGTACCGTTTCCAGCTTGAACAACGTCAAGGCGGCTCGCGTACACCTGGCCATTCCGAAGAGTTCGGTATTTGTGCGCGACGAGCGCAAGCCCAGTGCCTCGGTGCTGGTGGAGCTGTATTCCGGGCGTGGTCTGGAGCCGAGCCAGGTGATGGCCATCGTCAATCTGGTTGCCAGCAGTGTGCCGGAAATGGACAAGGCGCAAGTCACTGTGGTCGACCAGAAGGGCAACCTGCTCTCGGATATTCAGGAAATGTCCGAGCTGACCATGGCCGGCAAGCAGTTCGATTACAGCCGTCGTATGGAAAGCCTGTTTACCCAGCGCGTGCACAACATCCTGCAACCGGTACTGGGTTCGGGCCGCTACAAGGCTGAAGTGTCGGCTGATGTGGATTTCAGCGCGGTGGAATCCACCTCGGAAATGTTCAACCCGGATCAACCGGCGCTGCGCAGTGAGCAGTCGGTCAATGAACAACGTACCAGCAGCCTGCCGCCGCAAGGTGTGCCGGGTGCTCTGGCCAATCAGCCGCCGGGTGCGGCGGCAGCTCCCGAGCAAGCAGGTGGCGCGGCTGCGGTGCCCGGCCCGGTTGCCGCCGGGCAGCCGCTGCTGGATGCCAACGGTGAGCAGATTATCGATCCAGCTACCGGCTTGGCTATGCTGGCGCCGTATCCGGCGGACAAGCGCGAGCAGTCCACCCGCAACTTCGAGCTGGATCGTTCGATCAGCTACACCAAGCAGCAGCAAGGCCGTCTGCGCCGCCTGTCGGTAGCGGTGGTGGTGGACGATCAGGTCAAGGTCGATGCGGCCACTGGCGAAACCACGCGGGTGCCATGGAGCAGTGATGATCTGGCACGCTTTACCCGTCTGGTGCAGGACTCGGTGGGTTTTGACGCCAGCCGTG
This DNA window, taken from Pseudomonas sp. SG20056, encodes the following:
- the fliE gene encoding flagellar hook-basal body complex protein FliE, translated to MSQGVEFNRLMLEMRSMQADAMARQKPVASTPEPGAPSFSEMLGQAVSKVNETQQASSKLATAFEMGTSGVDLTDVMIASQKASVSFQAMTQVRNKLVQAYQDIMQMPV
- the fliF gene encoding flagellar basal-body MS-ring/collar protein FliF; translated protein: MAEAVAANVPATTGGDEPKKPLFGLTFLENLADMSMLRQIGLLVGLAASVAIGFAVVLWSQQPDYQPLYGSLDGMDASQVMETLSAADIKYTVEPNSGALLVKSDDLARARMRLAAAGVAPKDNSVGFEILDQEQGLGTSQFMEATRYRRGLEGELARTVSSLNNVKAARVHLAIPKSSVFVRDERKPSASVLVELYSGRGLEPSQVMAIVNLVASSVPEMDKAQVTVVDQKGNLLSDIQEMSELTMAGKQFDYSRRMESLFTQRVHNILQPVLGSGRYKAEVSADVDFSAVESTSEMFNPDQPALRSEQSVNEQRTSSLPPQGVPGALANQPPGAAAAPEQAGGAAAVPGPVAAGQPLLDANGEQIIDPATGLAMLAPYPADKREQSTRNFELDRSISYTKQQQGRLRRLSVAVVVDDQVKVDAATGETTRVPWSSDDLARFTRLVQDSVGFDASRGDSVSVINTPFSAELGEEMIDIPFYTQPWFWDVVKQVLGVLFILILVFGVLRPVLNNITNGGKGQGDGRDGDVELGEMGALGGDLAEDRVSLGGPQSILLPSPSEGYDAQLNAIKSLVAEDPGRVAQVVKEWINADE